A stretch of the Fusobacterium varium genome encodes the following:
- a CDS encoding putative Mg(2+) transport ATPase, producing MDNFTMNLSVYEIVLRIGMAIIIGGMIGYERGHNNRPAGFRTHILVCLGAAVVSMVQDHLRINIVRFAMENGNVAQVIKTDLGRIGAQVVSGIGFLGAGTIMRDKGTIGGLTTAASIWVTGCIGLGVGWGFYTMSFLSGLAVLLVLITLKKVERRFIDDRTISKIEIEYDSEINNGMYYSNTNEIFKEFSIRVRSMKKNPNENRILYTLVIPRQYSILDLTSEFSKNKEVISIKIIK from the coding sequence ATGGATAATTTCACTATGAACCTTAGTGTGTACGAAATAGTTTTAAGAATAGGAATGGCTATAATTATTGGTGGGATGATAGGGTATGAGAGAGGTCATAATAACAGACCTGCTGGATTTAGAACCCATATTCTTGTATGTCTAGGGGCAGCAGTAGTTTCTATGGTACAAGATCATTTAAGAATAAATATAGTTAGATTTGCTATGGAAAATGGAAATGTAGCACAAGTTATAAAAACTGACTTAGGAAGAATAGGGGCTCAAGTAGTCAGCGGAATAGGATTTTTAGGTGCAGGAACTATAATGAGAGATAAAGGTACTATTGGAGGGTTAACAACAGCAGCCTCTATATGGGTAACAGGATGTATAGGTCTTGGAGTAGGATGGGGATTTTATACTATGTCCTTTCTTTCAGGACTAGCAGTTCTTTTAGTTCTTATAACATTAAAAAAAGTAGAAAGAAGATTTATTGATGACAGAACAATTTCAAAAATAGAAATAGAATATGATTCAGAAATTAATAATGGTATGTATTATTCCAACACGAATGAGATATTTAAGGAATTTAGTATAAGAGTAAGAAGTATGAAAAAAAATCCTAATGAGAATAGAATATTGTATACTCTTGTTATTCCTAGGCAGTACAGTATTTTAGATCTTACATCTGAATTTTCAAAAAATAAAGAGGTAATATCAATTAAGATAATTAAATAA
- a CDS encoding putative transposase, with protein MFFFYDRDLLTKLAYAVNDVFKYQFHNIKAKNQRIHKISKYSSKYFTNSDIIHYGLITVIHTFGRDLKWNPHIHAIVTLGGFNKNYQFLEKKYFHVNSIAGQWKKMVIDIVKSGNYDKPEIKAKAYAAANYLYRKNTRFFFNVAKNDLNNNIYAIKYIGRYLSRAPIAEYKIIDFYDNKVTFYYESLADDKQRIELTLDAETFLSKLIIHIPPKHFKMIRRFGIYSRNIKSELKNIMKFMRKYVSKYSNSTFYQLEIWKAFGVNPFYCFKCNARMKVKKISYFNIHTGSICWKEYR; from the coding sequence ATGTTTTTCTTCTATGATAGAGACCTTTTAACTAAGCTTGCTTATGCTGTTAATGATGTTTTTAAATATCAATTTCATAACATTAAAGCAAAAAATCAAAGAATTCATAAAATTTCAAAATATTCCTCTAAATACTTTACTAACTCAGATATCATTCATTATGGATTGATTACTGTTATTCATACCTTTGGACGCGATCTTAAATGGAATCCTCATATTCATGCTATTGTTACTTTAGGTGGATTCAATAAAAACTACCAATTTCTTGAAAAAAAATATTTTCATGTCAATTCCATTGCTGGACAATGGAAAAAAATGGTTATTGATATTGTTAAATCTGGAAATTATGACAAGCCTGAAATTAAAGCTAAAGCTTATGCTGCTGCTAACTACCTTTATCGCAAAAATACAAGATTCTTTTTCAATGTTGCAAAAAATGATTTAAATAATAATATTTATGCAATTAAATATATTGGCAGATACCTGTCAAGAGCTCCTATCGCAGAATATAAAATTATTGATTTCTATGATAATAAGGTTACTTTCTATTATGAAAGTCTTGCTGATGATAAACAAAGAATTGAGCTTACTTTAGATGCAGAAACATTTCTTTCTAAATTAATTATTCACATTCCCCCTAAACATTTCAAAATGATTAGGCGCTTTGGAATCTATTCTAGAAATATTAAATCAGAACTTAAAAATATCATGAAATTCATGAGAAAATATGTCTCTAAATATTCCAATTCTACTTTTTATCAACTTGAAATATGGAAAGCTTTTGGAGTAAATCCTTTTTATTGTTTTAAATGTAATGCCAGAATGAAAGTTAAAAAAATATCATATTTTAATATACATACAGGCTCCATTTGCTGGAAAGAATATCGCTAA
- a CDS encoding sodium:sulfate symporter, whose product MSAKSVKRYSYIFLALILILFVKHLPLPVGMKPLGMNVIGIFLGSLLLWLTVAIDWPSLLCITAIGLIPEIGFKNVFLSSFGNDTFAFLMCTFLCTHVLAETPFLKRCAVSFITSPIAKKGPWLFVISFISAIIFIGCFVSPSVLFVVFLPILEKINEILGIKKGDKIGKMLMISLAFCVSVAAGMTPIAHVFSIMAMGFYTTATGLTIGYAEYMAFAVPVGIICTIFLILIFRFILNPDMTKIKNIDVSALKNEIKPMEKKEKVILSIFCIIVALWVLPSILKPYFPIICKKISAMGTAMPPMLGVICYSIISFNEKPVLNFAEGMRKGVQWSSIIMAAGTLALGSAMTNQHVGLAKYLVETLNPILKEVSPMLLVFIFTLWACIQTNFSSNMVTVTVVTTVAIPLVQATNGAVSAPAIVSIIGMMSAFAFATPPAMPHIAIAIGSEWVESSDMFKYGFIFMFIAVIVTIFIGYPIASIIM is encoded by the coding sequence ATGTCTGCTAAAAGTGTAAAAAGATATTCATATATCTTTCTTGCATTAATTTTAATTTTATTTGTAAAACATCTTCCACTTCCTGTTGGAATGAAACCATTAGGAATGAATGTAATTGGTATATTTTTAGGCAGTCTGCTATTATGGCTTACTGTTGCTATTGATTGGCCCAGTTTATTGTGTATAACTGCAATAGGGTTGATTCCTGAGATTGGGTTTAAAAATGTTTTTTTAAGCTCTTTTGGAAATGATACTTTTGCTTTTTTAATGTGTACCTTTCTTTGTACTCATGTTTTAGCAGAAACTCCATTTTTAAAAAGATGTGCTGTTTCTTTTATAACAAGTCCTATAGCTAAAAAAGGTCCTTGGTTATTTGTTATATCTTTTATTTCAGCCATCATATTTATAGGATGTTTTGTATCTCCATCTGTATTATTTGTTGTCTTTCTTCCTATATTAGAAAAAATCAATGAAATACTAGGAATAAAAAAGGGAGATAAAATAGGAAAAATGCTGATGATCAGCCTTGCTTTTTGTGTATCTGTTGCTGCTGGAATGACTCCTATAGCTCATGTATTTAGTATTATGGCTATGGGATTTTATACAACTGCTACTGGACTTACTATCGGATATGCTGAATATATGGCTTTTGCTGTTCCAGTAGGTATTATTTGTACAATATTTTTAATTCTTATATTCAGATTTATACTTAATCCAGATATGACAAAAATAAAAAATATAGATGTATCTGCCTTAAAGAATGAAATAAAACCTATGGAGAAAAAAGAAAAAGTTATCCTTAGTATATTTTGTATAATAGTTGCCTTATGGGTACTTCCCAGTATCTTAAAACCTTATTTTCCAATAATATGCAAAAAAATTTCAGCTATGGGAACTGCTATGCCTCCAATGCTTGGAGTTATCTGTTATTCCATAATATCTTTTAATGAAAAACCTGTATTAAACTTTGCTGAAGGAATGAGAAAAGGAGTTCAATGGTCAAGTATTATAATGGCTGCTGGAACCCTTGCTTTAGGCAGTGCTATGACAAATCAGCATGTAGGTCTAGCTAAATATCTTGTTGAAACTCTAAATCCTATTTTAAAAGAGGTAAGTCCTATGCTTCTTGTGTTTATATTCACACTTTGGGCTTGTATTCAAACAAATTTCTCATCTAATATGGTTACTGTTACAGTTGTTACCACTGTAGCTATTCCCTTAGTACAGGCTACTAATGGTGCAGTATCAGCTCCTGCAATAGTTTCTATTATTGGAATGATGTCAGCCTTTGCTTTTGCCACTCCTCCAGCCATGCCGCATATAGCAATAGCTATTGGGTCAGAATGGGTAGAATCTTCTGATATGTTTAAATATGGATTTATTTTTATGTTTATTGCTGTTATTGTTACTATCTTTATAGGTTATCCAATAGCTTCAATAATCATGTAA
- a CDS encoding cold-shock protein, whose translation MKGTVKWFNQDKGFGFITGEDGKEVFAHYSQIQKDGFKTLEENEEVVYEVTQGQKGPQASNIKTR comes from the coding sequence ATGAAAGGTACAGTTAAATGGTTTAATCAAGACAAAGGTTTTGGATTTATTACAGGTGAAGATGGGAAAGAAGTTTTTGCACATTATTCTCAAATTCAAAAAGATGGATTTAAAACTTTAGAAGAAAACGAAGAAGTTGTATATGAAGTAACTCAAGGTCAAAAAGGACCTCAAGCTTCTAACATAAAAACTAGATAA
- a CDS encoding putative carboxypeptidase, whose amino-acid sequence MKKEIKRFRELIKEKKLIDSSLGILQWDLETITPRKGKELLSEMVGYLSMKSYDIVTSEEFLNLVKFLKANEKELDDIQRKEIDDMAEEIEKISKIPPHEYQEYSELTAKTQGVWEEAKAKNDFNMFKENLKKIFEFNIKFAEYQGKKDKKVYDIILGEYEKGMTTEKLDEFFTALRAEIVPLLKKIMEKNKNSKISSLNRKVNINEQKKFNRFLSEYLGFDFDRGVTAESEHPFTLNLDKNDVRLTTKYIDDMPFSSIFSTIHETGHGIYEQQVGDDLQGTTLATGGSMGLHESQSRFYENMIGRSMSFWKGIYNKNIDIFPLLKEIKIDELYREINRVEPSFIRTEADELTYSLHIMIRYEIEKGIINGEIEIDNLPEVWNEKMKEYLGVVPETDREGVLQDVHWACGLIGYFPSYALGNVYAAQLYNTMKKDMDVSSLLENGKLDRIKGWLRDRIHIYGKLRETAELIQKITGEELEPKYYIEYLKEKYSKIYDLD is encoded by the coding sequence ATGAAAAAAGAAATAAAAAGATTTAGAGAATTAATTAAAGAAAAGAAACTGATAGATTCATCATTGGGAATATTGCAATGGGATTTAGAAACAATTACTCCAAGAAAAGGAAAGGAACTTCTTTCTGAGATGGTAGGATATCTAAGTATGAAAAGCTATGATATAGTTACCTCAGAAGAATTTTTAAATCTTGTGAAATTTTTAAAAGCAAATGAGAAGGAATTAGATGATATTCAAAGAAAAGAAATAGATGATATGGCTGAAGAGATAGAGAAAATAAGTAAAATACCTCCTCATGAATATCAAGAGTATTCAGAACTGACTGCTAAAACTCAAGGTGTGTGGGAAGAGGCAAAGGCTAAAAATGATTTTAATATGTTTAAAGAAAATTTGAAAAAAATATTTGAATTTAACATAAAGTTTGCAGAGTATCAAGGAAAAAAAGATAAAAAAGTGTATGATATAATTTTGGGTGAATATGAAAAGGGAATGACTACAGAAAAATTAGATGAATTTTTTACTGCACTAAGAGCAGAGATAGTTCCACTTCTAAAAAAGATAATGGAAAAAAATAAAAATAGTAAAATATCAAGTTTAAACAGAAAAGTAAATATTAATGAACAGAAAAAATTCAATAGATTTTTAAGTGAATATTTGGGGTTTGATTTTGACAGAGGGGTAACAGCTGAAAGTGAACATCCTTTCACACTGAATCTGGATAAGAATGATGTAAGGCTTACTACTAAATATATAGATGATATGCCTTTTTCTTCAATATTCAGCACTATTCATGAAACAGGGCATGGAATATATGAACAACAGGTGGGAGATGATTTACAAGGAACTACTTTAGCTACTGGTGGTTCTATGGGACTTCATGAGTCTCAGTCAAGGTTTTATGAAAATATGATAGGAAGAAGCATGAGTTTCTGGAAGGGGATATATAATAAAAACATAGATATATTTCCACTTCTTAAAGAAATAAAAATAGATGAGCTATACAGGGAGATAAACAGAGTAGAACCTTCTTTTATAAGAACAGAGGCAGATGAGCTTACATATTCACTTCATATAATGATTAGATATGAAATAGAAAAAGGAATAATTAATGGAGAGATAGAGATAGATAATCTTCCAGAAGTGTGGAATGAAAAGATGAAAGAGTATCTAGGAGTAGTACCAGAAACAGATAGAGAGGGAGTACTGCAGGATGTGCATTGGGCATGCGGGCTTATTGGATATTTTCCATCTTATGCACTGGGAAATGTATATGCTGCTCAATTATATAATACTATGAAAAAAGATATGGATGTAAGTTCTCTTCTTGAAAATGGTAAACTAGACAGGATAAAAGGATGGCTGAGAGATAGAATACATATTTATGGAAAACTAAGAGAAACAGCTGAACTTATTCAAAAGATAACTGGAGAAGAGCTTGAACCAAAATACTATATAGAATATTTAAAAGAAAAATATTCAAAAATATATGATCTCGACTAA
- a CDS encoding putative integrase — MDKRGQEVRYINSDDLVQIRNYFKNNKKVVILSLINIGVNVGLRISDLSKLKFENINPDYTIKLREKKTKKIRKIKFNLVCQKAIRDLKEYYEGLGYSSEKGFLFKSLNRKYVKELYDKPLSNVGISKYLNKAKKDLNISYPIGTHSLRKTWGHRVYKGTLDIAVVMSILNHSSAEQTLKYIGIDEDRTNEIYENFKI, encoded by the coding sequence ATGGATAAAAGAGGGCAAGAAGTTAGATACATAAATTCTGATGATTTAGTACAAATAAGAAACTATTTTAAAAATAATAAAAAAGTAGTAATACTTTCTTTAATAAATATAGGAGTAAATGTTGGATTGAGAATTTCTGATCTTTCCAAATTAAAGTTTGAAAATATAAACCCTGATTATACAATAAAATTAAGAGAGAAGAAAACAAAAAAAATACGAAAAATAAAATTTAATTTAGTCTGCCAAAAAGCAATTAGAGATTTAAAGGAATATTATGAAGGATTAGGTTATTCCTCAGAAAAAGGATTTTTATTTAAATCCTTAAATAGAAAATATGTAAAAGAATTATATGATAAACCTCTTTCTAATGTTGGCATTTCTAAATACCTAAACAAAGCAAAAAAAGATTTAAATATCAGTTATCCCATTGGAACTCATTCTCTAAGAAAGACTTGGGGACATAGGGTTTATAAAGGTACTCTTGATATAGCAGTAGTGATGTCTATTCTCAATCATTCTTCAGCAGAGCAAACATTAAAATATATTGGAATAGATGAAGACCGAACAAATGAAATTTATGAAAATTTTAAAATTTAA
- a CDS encoding putative transposase yields MFFFYDRDLLTKLAYAVNDVFKYQFHNIKAKNQRIHKISKYSSKYFTNSDIIHYGLITVIHTFGRDLKWNPHIHAIVTLGGFNKNYQFLEKKYFHVNSIAGQWKKMVIDIVKSGNYDKPEIKAKAYAAANYLYRKNTRFFFNVAKNDLNNNIHAIKYIGRYLSRAPIAEYKIIDFYDNKVTFYYESLADDKQRIELTLDAETFLSKLIIHIPPKHFKMIRRFGIYSRNIKSELKNIMKFMRKYVSKYSNFTFYQLEIWKTFGVNPFYCFKCNTRMKVKKISYFNIHTGSICWKEYR; encoded by the coding sequence ATGTTTTTCTTCTATGATAGAGACCTTTTAACTAAGCTTGCTTATGCTGTTAATGATGTTTTTAAATATCAATTTCATAACATTAAAGCAAAAAATCAAAGAATTCATAAAATTTCAAAATATTCCTCTAAATACTTTACTAACTCAGATATCATTCATTATGGATTGATTACTGTTATTCATACCTTTGGACGCGATCTTAAATGGAATCCTCATATTCATGCTATTGTTACTTTAGGTGGATTCAATAAAAACTACCAATTTCTTGAAAAAAAATATTTTCATGTCAATTCCATTGCTGGACAATGGAAAAAAATGGTTATTGATATTGTTAAATCTGGAAATTATGACAAGCCTGAAATTAAAGCTAAAGCTTATGCTGCTGCTAACTACCTTTATCGCAAAAATACAAGATTCTTTTTCAATGTTGCAAAAAATGATTTAAATAATAATATTCATGCAATTAAATATATTGGCAGATATCTATCAAGAGCTCCTATCGCAGAATATAAAATTATTGATTTCTATGATAATAAGGTTACTTTCTATTATGAAAGTCTTGCTGATGATAAACAAAGAATTGAACTTACTTTAGATGCGGAAACATTTCTTTCCAAATTAATTATTCACATTCCCCCTAAACATTTCAAAATGATTAGGCGCTTTGGAATCTATTCTAGAAATATTAAATCAGAACTTAAAAACATCATGAAATTCATGAGAAAATATGTCTCTAAATATTCCAATTTTACTTTTTATCAACTTGAAATATGGAAAACTTTTGGAGTAAATCCTTTTTATTGTTTTAAATGTAATACCAGAATGAAAGTTAAAAAAATATCATATTTTAATATACATACAGGCTCCATTTGCTGGAAAGAATATCGCTAA
- a CDS encoding citrate:sodium symporter, whose product MKEKFKLAGLEMKYFIPIVIVLMAAISLGKLPKGMLGAFPVMIVIGAILDYIGNKTPIVKDYLGGGPIVIIFASAALVYYNIIPNNETKIIKDFMTTQSFLDFYIAALIVGSIMGMNRKLLIKAAMGYLPVIIGGVVVSIVLTGIIGYISGYGFVNAVFYIAIPIMGGGMGAGAVPLSQIFGQALNKQPTELLAVMVPAVALGNALAIVSAGLLDKLGKKFPNLTGNGKLLKAQDAEMTEERKHTPLQYEELGMGLLIATSFFIFGNTLSKFIPIHAYALMIISVAIAKILGLVNEYYEECCAKWFNFIMKNFTSALLVGIGVAYTSLKEVIEAFSPIYLLLVAATVIGAIIGTAVVGHLIGFYVVEGSITAGLCMANMGGTGDVAVMSAAHRVELMPFSQISSRIGGAFMLLLTSLLINIFV is encoded by the coding sequence ATGAAAGAAAAGTTTAAGCTTGCAGGTTTGGAAATGAAATATTTTATTCCTATTGTCATCGTACTTATGGCAGCAATATCATTAGGAAAGCTTCCAAAAGGAATGCTTGGAGCTTTTCCTGTTATGATAGTAATTGGAGCTATTTTAGACTATATTGGGAATAAAACTCCAATAGTAAAAGATTACCTTGGGGGAGGGCCAATAGTTATAATATTTGCTTCAGCAGCACTGGTCTATTATAATATTATACCAAATAATGAAACCAAAATAATTAAAGACTTTATGACAACACAAAGTTTCTTGGACTTTTATATAGCAGCATTAATAGTAGGAAGTATTATGGGAATGAATAGAAAACTTTTAATAAAAGCAGCGATGGGATATCTTCCTGTTATTATTGGTGGAGTAGTAGTATCAATAGTTCTTACTGGAATAATAGGATATATTTCTGGATATGGTTTTGTTAATGCAGTATTCTATATTGCTATTCCTATAATGGGGGGAGGAATGGGAGCTGGAGCAGTTCCATTATCACAAATTTTTGGACAGGCTCTTAATAAACAGCCAACAGAATTATTAGCAGTTATGGTTCCAGCAGTAGCATTAGGAAATGCTTTAGCAATAGTATCAGCTGGATTATTAGATAAACTGGGAAAGAAATTTCCAAATCTTACAGGAAATGGAAAACTTTTAAAAGCTCAAGATGCAGAAATGACTGAGGAAAGAAAGCACACTCCGCTTCAATATGAAGAACTTGGAATGGGACTTCTCATAGCAACCTCATTTTTTATTTTTGGAAATACTTTAAGTAAATTTATACCTATTCATGCGTATGCTTTAATGATAATATCAGTGGCAATTGCTAAAATATTAGGTTTAGTAAATGAGTATTATGAAGAATGCTGTGCTAAATGGTTTAATTTTATAATGAAAAATTTTACATCAGCTCTTTTAGTTGGAATAGGAGTAGCTTATACAAGTTTAAAAGAAGTAATAGAGGCTTTCAGTCCTATATACCTTCTATTGGTTGCAGCAACTGTGATAGGAGCTATTATAGGAACAGCTGTTGTTGGTCATTTAATAGGGTTTTATGTAGTGGAAGGGTCTATAACAGCTGGCTTATGTATGGCAAATATGGGAGGGACAGGAGATGTGGCAGTAATGTCGGCAGCCCATAGAGTGGAACTTATGCCTTTTTCTCAAATTTCATCAAGAATAGGTGGAGCTTTTATGCTTTTACTCACTTCACTTCTAATAAACATATTTGTTTAA
- a CDS encoding putative aminobenzoyl-glutamate transporter produces MEGKSKGLFNKFLDRVERVGNKLPHPATIFFIFAVMVVIISHFAFLGGVEVTFKAINKDHQLVDKTVKVVSLLTPDGIRWMFKSIVKNFTGFTPLGMVLVAMFGVGVAEETGLLTVLLRKLVLSAPKSIITAVIVFAGVMSNIAADAGYVVLVPLGALIFLSFGRHPLAGLAAGFAGVSGGFSANLLIGTLDPLLGGISTEAARLLDPNYTVFPTANYYFMAVSCILITIVGTVITEKIVEPRLGKYEGDQKVEIIEITSIEQRGLRAAGLSLLVFLIFIGCLTVPENGILRNPVNHSLTDHSPLMDSMVAIISLGFMIPGIFYGIFSKKIKSDKDIIKGMKNSMASMSGYISIVFFASQFIAYFKYSNLGTILAVNGADFLKETGFTGLPLVIAFILLSAFMNLFMGSASAKWTIMAPIFVPMFMGIGFAPEFTQVVYRIGDSTTNIITPLMSNFATVIAFGQRYNDKLGIGTLISMMLPYTILFMILWTILLIVWYMLNLPLGPDGVIHLTNMIL; encoded by the coding sequence ATGGAAGGAAAAAGTAAAGGGTTATTCAATAAATTTTTAGACAGAGTAGAAAGGGTTGGAAATAAACTGCCTCATCCTGCAACGATATTTTTTATTTTTGCAGTAATGGTAGTTATAATTTCACATTTTGCATTTTTAGGTGGGGTTGAAGTAACTTTTAAAGCAATAAATAAAGATCATCAATTGGTAGATAAAACTGTTAAAGTTGTTAGTTTGCTGACACCAGATGGAATAAGATGGATGTTCAAATCTATCGTGAAAAATTTTACAGGGTTTACACCATTGGGAATGGTTTTGGTAGCCATGTTTGGAGTAGGAGTGGCGGAAGAAACAGGGTTATTGACAGTATTATTAAGGAAACTTGTATTAAGTGCTCCTAAATCAATAATAACTGCAGTAATAGTTTTTGCAGGGGTAATGTCAAATATAGCTGCAGATGCAGGATATGTTGTACTTGTACCATTAGGTGCATTGATATTTTTGAGTTTTGGTCGCCATCCATTAGCAGGATTGGCAGCAGGGTTTGCAGGAGTATCTGGTGGATTTTCAGCAAATCTGTTGATTGGAACACTTGACCCATTACTAGGAGGAATAAGTACAGAAGCTGCAAGGTTACTAGATCCTAATTATACTGTATTTCCAACAGCTAACTACTATTTTATGGCAGTATCATGTATTTTAATTACAATAGTAGGAACTGTAATAACAGAAAAAATAGTAGAACCAAGATTGGGGAAATATGAGGGAGATCAGAAAGTAGAAATTATTGAAATAACTTCAATAGAGCAAAGAGGATTGAGGGCAGCAGGGTTATCATTGTTAGTCTTTCTCATATTCATAGGATGTCTAACTGTTCCAGAAAACGGAATTTTAAGAAACCCAGTAAATCATTCTTTAACAGATCATTCACCGTTAATGGATAGTATGGTAGCAATAATTAGTTTAGGATTCATGATACCAGGAATTTTTTATGGAATATTTTCTAAAAAAATAAAAAGTGATAAAGATATTATTAAAGGTATGAAAAATTCAATGGCTTCAATGTCTGGATATATCAGTATTGTATTTTTTGCCAGTCAGTTTATTGCATATTTTAAATACTCTAATTTGGGGACTATACTTGCAGTTAATGGAGCAGATTTTTTAAAAGAAACAGGGTTTACAGGACTCCCTTTAGTAATTGCATTTATTCTTTTATCTGCATTCATGAATTTATTTATGGGATCAGCTTCAGCAAAATGGACTATTATGGCTCCAATATTTGTACCTATGTTTATGGGAATAGGGTTTGCTCCAGAATTTACACAAGTGGTATACAGAATAGGGGATTCTACAACTAATATTATTACTCCTTTGATGTCAAACTTTGCAACAGTAATAGCCTTTGGACAAAGATATAATGATAAACTTGGAATAGGAACACTTATATCTATGATGCTTCCATATACAATTTTATTTATGATTTTATGGACTATATTACTGATAGTGTGGTATATGTTAAATTTACCATTAGGGCCAGATGGTGTTATTCATTTAACAAATATGATTTTGTAA
- a CDS encoding choloylglycine hydrolase produces MRISIVILGIIFMLISTFSYACTGVTIKTNTDKMIQARTIEYGEGDLNSEIVISPKEKEFQSLTPDGKMNGHKWKAKYGFVGIAIISDLFIGEGINEAGLNAGLFYFPHYGSLTKYNEKISKESVTDMQLVTWILSNFSTVDEVKEGLKKIKVVNIGNDKNGLPLPTAHWRIADASGKNIVLEIINNGEVKIYDNEIGVLTNSPDYEWHLKNLNNYINLYSGNAKDYTMNNHKIFSFGAGTGALGLPGDITPPSRFIRAFYYLNTMKPANTSLEGIQEAFHILNNFDIPIGAEYPLEHKENIPDNLLSATQWTSVCNINDKEFYYKTMHNSQIRKIDLKKIDFSKTKYQILPLDKSFEESISEIDIK; encoded by the coding sequence ATGAGAATAAGTATTGTAATACTTGGAATTATTTTTATGCTGATTTCTACATTTTCTTATGCCTGTACAGGAGTAACTATAAAAACTAATACTGATAAAATGATTCAAGCCAGAACAATAGAGTATGGAGAGGGAGATTTAAATAGTGAGATTGTCATATCACCTAAAGAAAAAGAGTTTCAATCTTTAACTCCTGATGGAAAAATGAATGGGCACAAATGGAAAGCAAAATATGGTTTTGTTGGAATTGCCATTATCTCAGATTTATTTATAGGAGAAGGTATTAATGAAGCTGGACTCAATGCAGGACTTTTTTATTTTCCACATTATGGAAGCCTTACAAAATACAATGAAAAAATTTCAAAAGAATCTGTAACAGATATGCAGCTAGTGACTTGGATACTTTCTAATTTTTCAACTGTTGATGAAGTAAAAGAAGGACTAAAAAAAATTAAGGTGGTAAATATAGGAAATGATAAAAATGGTCTTCCTTTACCTACAGCACACTGGAGAATTGCAGATGCTTCTGGAAAAAATATAGTTCTTGAAATAATTAATAATGGAGAGGTTAAGATATATGATAACGAAATAGGAGTTTTAACAAATTCCCCTGATTATGAGTGGCATTTAAAAAATTTAAATAATTATATTAATCTTTATTCAGGAAATGCAAAAGATTATACTATGAACAATCACAAAATATTTTCATTTGGAGCTGGAACTGGAGCTTTAGGCCTGCCAGGAGACATAACACCTCCTTCAAGATTCATCAGAGCTTTTTATTATTTAAATACAATGAAACCTGCAAATACTTCCTTAGAAGGAATACAAGAGGCTTTCCATATTCTAAATAATTTTGATATCCCTATTGGAGCTGAATATCCTTTGGAGCACAAAGAAAACATACCTGATAATCTCTTAAGTGCAACTCAATGGACATCAGTATGTAATATAAATGATAAAGAATTTTATTATAAAACTATGCACAATAGCCAAATAAGAAAAATAGATTTAAAAAAAATAGATTTTTCAAAGACAAAATATCAGATACTTCCTTTAGATAAAAGCTTTGAAGAAAGTATTTCAGAAATAGATATAAAATAA
- a CDS encoding putative nuclease, which translates to MRKILFSIFIFSLSIMAVAISGKVIRVSDGDTLLLQSGSQRIKVRMYGIDAPELKQSYGEDSKSYLEKRILNKNIDVKVINEDKYGRKVGKVFYKNKDINLEMLKTGNAWFYEYHAKREKEYRKAFKNAQEQKLGLWKDKNPQNPKNFRLENKRED; encoded by the coding sequence ATGAGAAAAATATTATTTTCAATATTCATATTTTCTTTGAGTATAATGGCTGTAGCTATTAGTGGAAAAGTAATAAGAGTGTCTGATGGAGATACCCTTTTACTTCAATCTGGAAGCCAGAGAATAAAAGTAAGAATGTATGGAATAGATGCTCCTGAACTAAAACAAAGTTATGGAGAAGATTCTAAAAGTTATTTAGAAAAAAGAATATTAAATAAAAATATTGATGTAAAAGTGATAAATGAAGACAAATATGGAAGAAAAGTAGGAAAGGTATTTTATAAAAATAAAGATATAAATTTAGAAATGCTGAAAACAGGAAATGCTTGGTTTTATGAATATCATGCTAAAAGGGAAAAAGAGTATAGAAAAGCATTTAAAAATGCTCAGGAACAGAAATTAGGATTATGGAAAGATAAAAATCCACAGAATCCAAAGAATTTTAGATTAGAAAATAAGAGAGAGGACTAA